The following are from one region of the Zonotrichia albicollis isolate bZonAlb1 chromosome 15, bZonAlb1.hap1, whole genome shotgun sequence genome:
- the MATR3 gene encoding matrin-3 isoform X3 yields MSGARAAGWRRAVQRRSRESTEWNHHINGATHSRRCQLLLEIYPEWNPDSDSGHGMGDPFMLQQSTNPAPGILGPPPPPFHLGGPPVGPRGAGNGNMAGPRHMQKGRVETSRVVHIMDFQRGKNLRYQLLQLVEPFGIITNHLILNKINEAFIEMSTTEDAQAAVEYYSTTPALVFGKPVRVHLSQKYKRIKKPEGKPDQKTEPPKPELGRVIHLSNLPHSGYSDNAVLKLAEPYGKIKNYILMRMKSQAFIEMETREDALAMVEHCANKALWFQGRCVKVDLSEKYKKLVLRIPNKGVELLKKDKTRKRTYSPDSKDSPSDKKSKTEPAQKPESGNTEEKAKEEKQEDAAEPSGAKSGEQTEQDEPSLLLESEDELLVDEEEAAALLESGSSAGEDTDVANLGDVAAEEKKDTPDDASVKTEGNAAATPAAKKKLKKRYVGGFPRSMEGFVTLDEVGDEEDSDHQKLRKSGLAAKAAAKGEDSLAEIKVDKIEEPEQESETLENGTKSEENAKAESVEGSDATTAQDAEKSTQESTDPQGEQETKSVLEKPLVPDEFRIGPYQPNIPVGVNYVVPKTGFYCKLCSLFYTNEDVAKKTHCSSLPHYQKLKKILDKMAEDFRQKKEG; encoded by the exons GAGTGGAACCATCACATCAATGGAGCGACTCACAGCCGCCGCTGTCAGCTGCTGCTCGAAAT aTACCCAGAATGGAATCCTGACAGTGATTCAGGACATGGAAT gGGTGATCCCTTTATGTTGCAGCAATCTACAAACCCTGCACCGGGAATTTTGGGACCACCACCACCTCCATTCCACCTTGGAGGACCTCCTGTTGGGCCCAGAG GAGCTGGAAATGGAAATATGGCAGGACCCAGACACATGCAGAAGGGCAGAGTG GAAACAAGCAGAGTTGTGCACATCATGGATTTCCAGAGGGGAAAGAACCTGAGGtatcagctgctgcagctcgtTGAACCCTTTGGGATAATCACAAATCACCTGATTCTGAACAAAATCAATGAG GCATTTATTGAAATGTCAACCACTGAAGATGCCCAGGCTGCAGTGGAATATTATTCTACAACACCTGCCCTGGTGTTTGGTAAACCAGTCAGAGTCCACTTGTCACAGAAATACAAGAGAATAAAG AAACCTGAGGGTAAGCCTGACCAAAAGACTGAGCCCCCAAAACCAGAGCTGGGCCGTGTGATCCACCTGAGCAATCTGCCCCACTCGGGCTACTCCGACAACGCCGTGCTCAAGCTGGCTGAGCCCTACGGCAAGATCAAGAACTACATCCTCATGAGAATGAAGAGCCAG GCCTTCATTGAGATGGAGACCAGAGAAGACGCTTTGGCCATGGTTGAGCATTGTGCCAACAAAGCCCTTTGGTTCCAAGGCAGATGTGTCAAAGTGGATTTATCTGAAAAGTACAAGAAACTGGTGTTAAGa atTCCCAACAAAGGAGTtgaactgctgaaaaaggaTAAAACCAG AAAGAGAACATATTCCCCAGACAGCAAAGATTCTCCCAGTGATAAAAAGTCCAAAACAGAACCTGCTCAGAAACCTGAAAGTGGCaatacagaagaaaaagcaaaagaggaGAAACAGGAGGATGCTGCTGAGCCTTCAGGTGCCAAAAGTGGGGAACAGACAGAGCAAGATGAGCCCAGTTTACTCCTGGAGTCTGAAGATGAGCTGCTGGTggatgaggaggaggcagcagcgCTGTTAGAAAGTGGCAGCTCAGCAGGAGAGGACACAGATGTTGCCAATTTAGGTGATGTGgctgctgaggaaaaaaaggacacGCCTGATGATGCGAGTGTAAAAACTGAGGGCAACGCTGCAGCCACTCCAGCAGCCAAGAAAAAGCTTAAAAAG CGCTACGTGGGCGGCTTCCCCCGCAGCATGGAGGGCTTCGTCACCCTGGACGAGGTGGGCGACGAGGAGGACTCCGACCACCAGAAACTGCGCAAGTCCGGCCTGGCAGCCAAGGCCGCGGCCAAGGGCGAGGACAGCCTGGCAGAGATCAAGGTGGACAAGATTGAGGAGCCAGAGCAGGAGAGTGAAACGTTAGAGAACGGAACGAAAAGCGAAGAGAACGCCAAGGCTGAAAGTGTTGAAGGTTCTGATGCTACCacagcacaggatgctgagaaaAGCACCCAGGAAAGCACAGACCCCCAGGGCGAGCAGGAAACAAAGAGTGTTCTGGAGAAACCTCTTGTCCCAGATGAGTTCAGGATTGGGCCGTACCAGCCAAACATTCCTGTTG GTGTGAATTATGTGGTACCCAAAACAGGGTTTTATTGCAAATTGTGTTCCCTGTTCTACACAAATGAAGATGTTGCAAAAAAGACCCATTGCAGCAGCCTTCCTCATTATCAAAAGTTGAAG AAAATTCTGGATAAAATGGCAGAAGACTTCAGGCAAAAGAaagaaggttaa
- the MATR3 gene encoding matrin-3 isoform X2: protein MSKSFQQSSLSRDSQGHGRDLSAGIGLLAAATQSLNMPASLGRMNQGTARLASLMNLGMSSSLNQQGSHSALSSGSTSSHNLQSIFNIGSRGPLPLSSQHRGDADQATNILASFGLSARDLDELSRYPEDKITPENLPQILLQLKRRRAEEGYGRDGRSSTREPPYRVPRDDWEEKRHFRRDSFDDRGPSLNPVVDYDHGSRSQESGYYDRMDYEDDRLRDGERCRDESFYGETSHNYHKFDSEYDRMGRGPGPERSLFEKKRGAPPNSNIEDFHGFLPKGYPHLCSICDMPVHSNKEWNHHINGATHSRRCQLLLEIYPEWNPDSDSGHGMGDPFMLQQSTNPAPGILGPPPPPFHLGGPPVGPRGAGNGNMAGPRHMQKGRVETSRVVHIMDFQRGKNLRYQLLQLVEPFGIITNHLILNKINEAFIEMSTTEDAQAAVEYYSTTPALVFGKPVRVHLSQKYKRIKKPEGKPDQKTEPPKPELGRVIHLSNLPHSGYSDNAVLKLAEPYGKIKNYILMRMKSQAFIEMETREDALAMVEHCANKALWFQGRCVKVDLSEKYKKLVLRIPNKGVELLKKDKTRKRTYSPDSKDSPSDKKSKTEPAQKPESGNTEEKAKEEKQEDAAEPSGAKSGEQTEQDEPSLLLESEDELLVDEEEAAALLESGSSAGEDTDVANLGDVAAEEKKDTPDDASVKTEGNAAATPAAKKKLKKRYVGGFPRSMEGFVTLDEVGDEEDSDHQKLRKSGLAAKAAAKGEDSLAEIKVDKIEEPEQESETLENGTKSEENAKAESVEGSDATTAQDAEKSTQESTDPQGEQETKSVLEKPLVPDEFRIGPYQPNIPVENSG from the exons ATGTCCAAGTCATTCCAGCAGTCATCTCTGAGTAGGGATTCACAAGGTCATGGGCGTGACCTCTCTGCAGGAATAGGCCTTCTTGCTGCTGCTACCCAGTCTTTAAATATGccagcatctcttggaaggATGAACCAGGGTACTGCACGCCTTGCTAGCTTAATGAATCTTGGAATGAGTTCTTCATTGAACCAACAAGGATCTCATAGTGCACTGTCTTCTGGTAGTACCTCTTCCCATAATTTGCAGTCTATATTTAACATTGGAAGTAGAGGTCCGCTCCCTTTGTCTTCTCAGCACCGTGGAGATGCAGACCAGGCCACAAACATTTTGGCCAGCTTTGGTCTGTCTGCTAGAGACTTAGATGAACTGAGTCGCTATCCAGAGGACAAGATCACTCCTGAAAACTTGCCTCAGATCCTTCTACAACTTAAAAGGAGGAGAGCTGAAGAAGGTTATGGTAGAGATGGCAGATCATCCACACGGGAACCACCATACAGAGTACCTAGGGATGATTGGgaagaaaaaaggcattttagAAGAGATAGCTTTGATGATCGTGGTCCTAGTCTCAACCCAGTGGTTGACTATGACCATGGAAGTCGTTCTCAAGAATCTGGTTATTATGACAGAATGGATTATGAAGATGACAGATTGAGAGATGGAGAAAGGTGTAGGGATGAATCTTTTTATGGTGAGACTTCGCATAACTATCATAAATTTGACAGTGAGTATGACAGAATGGGTCGTGGTCCTGGTCCCGAGAGATCTCTCTTTGAGAAAAAGAGAGGTGCTCCTCCAAATAGCAATATTGAAGACTTCCATGGATTCTTACCGAAGGGTTATCCCCATCTGTGCTCTATATGTGATATGCCAGTTCATTCTAATAAG GAGTGGAACCATCACATCAATGGAGCGACTCACAGCCGCCGCTGTCAGCTGCTGCTCGAAAT aTACCCAGAATGGAATCCTGACAGTGATTCAGGACATGGAAT gGGTGATCCCTTTATGTTGCAGCAATCTACAAACCCTGCACCGGGAATTTTGGGACCACCACCACCTCCATTCCACCTTGGAGGACCTCCTGTTGGGCCCAGAG GAGCTGGAAATGGAAATATGGCAGGACCCAGACACATGCAGAAGGGCAGAGTG GAAACAAGCAGAGTTGTGCACATCATGGATTTCCAGAGGGGAAAGAACCTGAGGtatcagctgctgcagctcgtTGAACCCTTTGGGATAATCACAAATCACCTGATTCTGAACAAAATCAATGAG GCATTTATTGAAATGTCAACCACTGAAGATGCCCAGGCTGCAGTGGAATATTATTCTACAACACCTGCCCTGGTGTTTGGTAAACCAGTCAGAGTCCACTTGTCACAGAAATACAAGAGAATAAAG AAACCTGAGGGTAAGCCTGACCAAAAGACTGAGCCCCCAAAACCAGAGCTGGGCCGTGTGATCCACCTGAGCAATCTGCCCCACTCGGGCTACTCCGACAACGCCGTGCTCAAGCTGGCTGAGCCCTACGGCAAGATCAAGAACTACATCCTCATGAGAATGAAGAGCCAG GCCTTCATTGAGATGGAGACCAGAGAAGACGCTTTGGCCATGGTTGAGCATTGTGCCAACAAAGCCCTTTGGTTCCAAGGCAGATGTGTCAAAGTGGATTTATCTGAAAAGTACAAGAAACTGGTGTTAAGa atTCCCAACAAAGGAGTtgaactgctgaaaaaggaTAAAACCAG AAAGAGAACATATTCCCCAGACAGCAAAGATTCTCCCAGTGATAAAAAGTCCAAAACAGAACCTGCTCAGAAACCTGAAAGTGGCaatacagaagaaaaagcaaaagaggaGAAACAGGAGGATGCTGCTGAGCCTTCAGGTGCCAAAAGTGGGGAACAGACAGAGCAAGATGAGCCCAGTTTACTCCTGGAGTCTGAAGATGAGCTGCTGGTggatgaggaggaggcagcagcgCTGTTAGAAAGTGGCAGCTCAGCAGGAGAGGACACAGATGTTGCCAATTTAGGTGATGTGgctgctgaggaaaaaaaggacacGCCTGATGATGCGAGTGTAAAAACTGAGGGCAACGCTGCAGCCACTCCAGCAGCCAAGAAAAAGCTTAAAAAG CGCTACGTGGGCGGCTTCCCCCGCAGCATGGAGGGCTTCGTCACCCTGGACGAGGTGGGCGACGAGGAGGACTCCGACCACCAGAAACTGCGCAAGTCCGGCCTGGCAGCCAAGGCCGCGGCCAAGGGCGAGGACAGCCTGGCAGAGATCAAGGTGGACAAGATTGAGGAGCCAGAGCAGGAGAGTGAAACGTTAGAGAACGGAACGAAAAGCGAAGAGAACGCCAAGGCTGAAAGTGTTGAAGGTTCTGATGCTACCacagcacaggatgctgagaaaAGCACCCAGGAAAGCACAGACCCCCAGGGCGAGCAGGAAACAAAGAGTGTTCTGGAGAAACCTCTTGTCCCAGATGAGTTCAGGATTGGGCCGTACCAGCCAAACATTCCTGTTG AAAATTCTGGATAA
- the MATR3 gene encoding matrin-3 isoform X4 has translation MGDPFMLQQSTNPAPGILGPPPPPFHLGGPPVGPRGAGNGNMAGPRHMQKGRVETSRVVHIMDFQRGKNLRYQLLQLVEPFGIITNHLILNKINEAFIEMSTTEDAQAAVEYYSTTPALVFGKPVRVHLSQKYKRIKKPEGKPDQKTEPPKPELGRVIHLSNLPHSGYSDNAVLKLAEPYGKIKNYILMRMKSQAFIEMETREDALAMVEHCANKALWFQGRCVKVDLSEKYKKLVLRIPNKGVELLKKDKTRKRTYSPDSKDSPSDKKSKTEPAQKPESGNTEEKAKEEKQEDAAEPSGAKSGEQTEQDEPSLLLESEDELLVDEEEAAALLESGSSAGEDTDVANLGDVAAEEKKDTPDDASVKTEGNAAATPAAKKKLKKRYVGGFPRSMEGFVTLDEVGDEEDSDHQKLRKSGLAAKAAAKGEDSLAEIKVDKIEEPEQESETLENGTKSEENAKAESVEGSDATTAQDAEKSTQESTDPQGEQETKSVLEKPLVPDEFRIGPYQPNIPVGVNYVVPKTGFYCKLCSLFYTNEDVAKKTHCSSLPHYQKLKKILDKMAEDFRQKKEG, from the exons AT gGGTGATCCCTTTATGTTGCAGCAATCTACAAACCCTGCACCGGGAATTTTGGGACCACCACCACCTCCATTCCACCTTGGAGGACCTCCTGTTGGGCCCAGAG GAGCTGGAAATGGAAATATGGCAGGACCCAGACACATGCAGAAGGGCAGAGTG GAAACAAGCAGAGTTGTGCACATCATGGATTTCCAGAGGGGAAAGAACCTGAGGtatcagctgctgcagctcgtTGAACCCTTTGGGATAATCACAAATCACCTGATTCTGAACAAAATCAATGAG GCATTTATTGAAATGTCAACCACTGAAGATGCCCAGGCTGCAGTGGAATATTATTCTACAACACCTGCCCTGGTGTTTGGTAAACCAGTCAGAGTCCACTTGTCACAGAAATACAAGAGAATAAAG AAACCTGAGGGTAAGCCTGACCAAAAGACTGAGCCCCCAAAACCAGAGCTGGGCCGTGTGATCCACCTGAGCAATCTGCCCCACTCGGGCTACTCCGACAACGCCGTGCTCAAGCTGGCTGAGCCCTACGGCAAGATCAAGAACTACATCCTCATGAGAATGAAGAGCCAG GCCTTCATTGAGATGGAGACCAGAGAAGACGCTTTGGCCATGGTTGAGCATTGTGCCAACAAAGCCCTTTGGTTCCAAGGCAGATGTGTCAAAGTGGATTTATCTGAAAAGTACAAGAAACTGGTGTTAAGa atTCCCAACAAAGGAGTtgaactgctgaaaaaggaTAAAACCAG AAAGAGAACATATTCCCCAGACAGCAAAGATTCTCCCAGTGATAAAAAGTCCAAAACAGAACCTGCTCAGAAACCTGAAAGTGGCaatacagaagaaaaagcaaaagaggaGAAACAGGAGGATGCTGCTGAGCCTTCAGGTGCCAAAAGTGGGGAACAGACAGAGCAAGATGAGCCCAGTTTACTCCTGGAGTCTGAAGATGAGCTGCTGGTggatgaggaggaggcagcagcgCTGTTAGAAAGTGGCAGCTCAGCAGGAGAGGACACAGATGTTGCCAATTTAGGTGATGTGgctgctgaggaaaaaaaggacacGCCTGATGATGCGAGTGTAAAAACTGAGGGCAACGCTGCAGCCACTCCAGCAGCCAAGAAAAAGCTTAAAAAG CGCTACGTGGGCGGCTTCCCCCGCAGCATGGAGGGCTTCGTCACCCTGGACGAGGTGGGCGACGAGGAGGACTCCGACCACCAGAAACTGCGCAAGTCCGGCCTGGCAGCCAAGGCCGCGGCCAAGGGCGAGGACAGCCTGGCAGAGATCAAGGTGGACAAGATTGAGGAGCCAGAGCAGGAGAGTGAAACGTTAGAGAACGGAACGAAAAGCGAAGAGAACGCCAAGGCTGAAAGTGTTGAAGGTTCTGATGCTACCacagcacaggatgctgagaaaAGCACCCAGGAAAGCACAGACCCCCAGGGCGAGCAGGAAACAAAGAGTGTTCTGGAGAAACCTCTTGTCCCAGATGAGTTCAGGATTGGGCCGTACCAGCCAAACATTCCTGTTG GTGTGAATTATGTGGTACCCAAAACAGGGTTTTATTGCAAATTGTGTTCCCTGTTCTACACAAATGAAGATGTTGCAAAAAAGACCCATTGCAGCAGCCTTCCTCATTATCAAAAGTTGAAG AAAATTCTGGATAAAATGGCAGAAGACTTCAGGCAAAAGAaagaaggttaa
- the MATR3 gene encoding matrin-3 isoform X1, producing the protein MSKSFQQSSLSRDSQGHGRDLSAGIGLLAAATQSLNMPASLGRMNQGTARLASLMNLGMSSSLNQQGSHSALSSGSTSSHNLQSIFNIGSRGPLPLSSQHRGDADQATNILASFGLSARDLDELSRYPEDKITPENLPQILLQLKRRRAEEGYGRDGRSSTREPPYRVPRDDWEEKRHFRRDSFDDRGPSLNPVVDYDHGSRSQESGYYDRMDYEDDRLRDGERCRDESFYGETSHNYHKFDSEYDRMGRGPGPERSLFEKKRGAPPNSNIEDFHGFLPKGYPHLCSICDMPVHSNKEWNHHINGATHSRRCQLLLEIYPEWNPDSDSGHGMGDPFMLQQSTNPAPGILGPPPPPFHLGGPPVGPRGAGNGNMAGPRHMQKGRVETSRVVHIMDFQRGKNLRYQLLQLVEPFGIITNHLILNKINEAFIEMSTTEDAQAAVEYYSTTPALVFGKPVRVHLSQKYKRIKKPEGKPDQKTEPPKPELGRVIHLSNLPHSGYSDNAVLKLAEPYGKIKNYILMRMKSQAFIEMETREDALAMVEHCANKALWFQGRCVKVDLSEKYKKLVLRIPNKGVELLKKDKTRKRTYSPDSKDSPSDKKSKTEPAQKPESGNTEEKAKEEKQEDAAEPSGAKSGEQTEQDEPSLLLESEDELLVDEEEAAALLESGSSAGEDTDVANLGDVAAEEKKDTPDDASVKTEGNAAATPAAKKKLKKRYVGGFPRSMEGFVTLDEVGDEEDSDHQKLRKSGLAAKAAAKGEDSLAEIKVDKIEEPEQESETLENGTKSEENAKAESVEGSDATTAQDAEKSTQESTDPQGEQETKSVLEKPLVPDEFRIGPYQPNIPVGVNYVVPKTGFYCKLCSLFYTNEDVAKKTHCSSLPHYQKLKKILDKMAEDFRQKKEG; encoded by the exons ATGTCCAAGTCATTCCAGCAGTCATCTCTGAGTAGGGATTCACAAGGTCATGGGCGTGACCTCTCTGCAGGAATAGGCCTTCTTGCTGCTGCTACCCAGTCTTTAAATATGccagcatctcttggaaggATGAACCAGGGTACTGCACGCCTTGCTAGCTTAATGAATCTTGGAATGAGTTCTTCATTGAACCAACAAGGATCTCATAGTGCACTGTCTTCTGGTAGTACCTCTTCCCATAATTTGCAGTCTATATTTAACATTGGAAGTAGAGGTCCGCTCCCTTTGTCTTCTCAGCACCGTGGAGATGCAGACCAGGCCACAAACATTTTGGCCAGCTTTGGTCTGTCTGCTAGAGACTTAGATGAACTGAGTCGCTATCCAGAGGACAAGATCACTCCTGAAAACTTGCCTCAGATCCTTCTACAACTTAAAAGGAGGAGAGCTGAAGAAGGTTATGGTAGAGATGGCAGATCATCCACACGGGAACCACCATACAGAGTACCTAGGGATGATTGGgaagaaaaaaggcattttagAAGAGATAGCTTTGATGATCGTGGTCCTAGTCTCAACCCAGTGGTTGACTATGACCATGGAAGTCGTTCTCAAGAATCTGGTTATTATGACAGAATGGATTATGAAGATGACAGATTGAGAGATGGAGAAAGGTGTAGGGATGAATCTTTTTATGGTGAGACTTCGCATAACTATCATAAATTTGACAGTGAGTATGACAGAATGGGTCGTGGTCCTGGTCCCGAGAGATCTCTCTTTGAGAAAAAGAGAGGTGCTCCTCCAAATAGCAATATTGAAGACTTCCATGGATTCTTACCGAAGGGTTATCCCCATCTGTGCTCTATATGTGATATGCCAGTTCATTCTAATAAG GAGTGGAACCATCACATCAATGGAGCGACTCACAGCCGCCGCTGTCAGCTGCTGCTCGAAAT aTACCCAGAATGGAATCCTGACAGTGATTCAGGACATGGAAT gGGTGATCCCTTTATGTTGCAGCAATCTACAAACCCTGCACCGGGAATTTTGGGACCACCACCACCTCCATTCCACCTTGGAGGACCTCCTGTTGGGCCCAGAG GAGCTGGAAATGGAAATATGGCAGGACCCAGACACATGCAGAAGGGCAGAGTG GAAACAAGCAGAGTTGTGCACATCATGGATTTCCAGAGGGGAAAGAACCTGAGGtatcagctgctgcagctcgtTGAACCCTTTGGGATAATCACAAATCACCTGATTCTGAACAAAATCAATGAG GCATTTATTGAAATGTCAACCACTGAAGATGCCCAGGCTGCAGTGGAATATTATTCTACAACACCTGCCCTGGTGTTTGGTAAACCAGTCAGAGTCCACTTGTCACAGAAATACAAGAGAATAAAG AAACCTGAGGGTAAGCCTGACCAAAAGACTGAGCCCCCAAAACCAGAGCTGGGCCGTGTGATCCACCTGAGCAATCTGCCCCACTCGGGCTACTCCGACAACGCCGTGCTCAAGCTGGCTGAGCCCTACGGCAAGATCAAGAACTACATCCTCATGAGAATGAAGAGCCAG GCCTTCATTGAGATGGAGACCAGAGAAGACGCTTTGGCCATGGTTGAGCATTGTGCCAACAAAGCCCTTTGGTTCCAAGGCAGATGTGTCAAAGTGGATTTATCTGAAAAGTACAAGAAACTGGTGTTAAGa atTCCCAACAAAGGAGTtgaactgctgaaaaaggaTAAAACCAG AAAGAGAACATATTCCCCAGACAGCAAAGATTCTCCCAGTGATAAAAAGTCCAAAACAGAACCTGCTCAGAAACCTGAAAGTGGCaatacagaagaaaaagcaaaagaggaGAAACAGGAGGATGCTGCTGAGCCTTCAGGTGCCAAAAGTGGGGAACAGACAGAGCAAGATGAGCCCAGTTTACTCCTGGAGTCTGAAGATGAGCTGCTGGTggatgaggaggaggcagcagcgCTGTTAGAAAGTGGCAGCTCAGCAGGAGAGGACACAGATGTTGCCAATTTAGGTGATGTGgctgctgaggaaaaaaaggacacGCCTGATGATGCGAGTGTAAAAACTGAGGGCAACGCTGCAGCCACTCCAGCAGCCAAGAAAAAGCTTAAAAAG CGCTACGTGGGCGGCTTCCCCCGCAGCATGGAGGGCTTCGTCACCCTGGACGAGGTGGGCGACGAGGAGGACTCCGACCACCAGAAACTGCGCAAGTCCGGCCTGGCAGCCAAGGCCGCGGCCAAGGGCGAGGACAGCCTGGCAGAGATCAAGGTGGACAAGATTGAGGAGCCAGAGCAGGAGAGTGAAACGTTAGAGAACGGAACGAAAAGCGAAGAGAACGCCAAGGCTGAAAGTGTTGAAGGTTCTGATGCTACCacagcacaggatgctgagaaaAGCACCCAGGAAAGCACAGACCCCCAGGGCGAGCAGGAAACAAAGAGTGTTCTGGAGAAACCTCTTGTCCCAGATGAGTTCAGGATTGGGCCGTACCAGCCAAACATTCCTGTTG GTGTGAATTATGTGGTACCCAAAACAGGGTTTTATTGCAAATTGTGTTCCCTGTTCTACACAAATGAAGATGTTGCAAAAAAGACCCATTGCAGCAGCCTTCCTCATTATCAAAAGTTGAAG AAAATTCTGGATAAAATGGCAGAAGACTTCAGGCAAAAGAaagaaggttaa